The proteins below come from a single Natranaerofaba carboxydovora genomic window:
- a CDS encoding molybdopterin molybdotransferase MoeA: MIDPIEAYFKTMELVSNYISTQKVPIEEAVDYTLANDLIAKENIPSFERSPYDGYAFRAEETKNASKDSPVIFDIIMTLPAGCKPEKITGGKKAVKIMTGAALPEGYDCVIPFEKVKVEEDKVYLYNVLESGENVVPCGEDIEAGEFLFPAGKLLSSRDIGVISSLGYSNIEVIKPPKIGIIVTGNELVELDESLQKGEIRNSNRYLLTTSLKELNIENIKYYGIVEDTKENLKEVFTKAIEEVDMLLTTGGVSVGEYDLIPEVLEELGANRIFWKINARPGTPLHVAEFNKTPVFSLSGNPAALYASYKIYVERAILKMLGLIEGKDFYENAVKGFLGGKIAKKSVNQWRFLRARGYIEEGKFWCYETKKEKPGIISSLAISNGFILLKPGYQDLSHGDLVYFIPFDNDSGAKSLFT; the protein is encoded by the coding sequence ATGATAGACCCAATAGAGGCATATTTTAAAACAATGGAACTTGTAAGTAATTATATTAGCACCCAAAAAGTTCCAATAGAAGAAGCAGTTGATTATACTCTGGCTAATGATTTGATAGCTAAAGAAAACATCCCTTCTTTTGAGCGCTCGCCTTATGATGGTTATGCCTTCAGGGCAGAAGAAACAAAAAATGCAAGTAAGGACTCTCCTGTGATCTTTGATATAATTATGACTTTACCTGCGGGTTGTAAACCTGAAAAGATAACAGGGGGAAAAAAAGCTGTGAAAATTATGACTGGCGCTGCATTGCCTGAAGGATATGATTGTGTAATACCTTTTGAGAAGGTAAAAGTAGAAGAAGACAAAGTTTACCTTTATAATGTTCTAGAGTCAGGGGAAAACGTTGTTCCCTGTGGAGAGGACATTGAGGCAGGGGAGTTTTTATTTCCTGCTGGAAAGCTTCTTTCTTCTAGGGATATAGGAGTTATATCTTCACTTGGTTATAGTAATATAGAAGTAATAAAACCTCCGAAAATAGGAATAATTGTAACTGGTAATGAATTAGTTGAGTTAGACGAGTCTTTGCAAAAAGGCGAAATAAGAAATAGTAATAGATACTTGCTTACTACTTCATTGAAGGAGTTAAATATTGAGAATATTAAATATTATGGGATAGTTGAAGATACAAAAGAAAACCTCAAAGAAGTATTTACTAAAGCTATTGAAGAAGTAGATATGTTACTTACCACTGGAGGAGTGTCCGTTGGTGAATACGATTTAATTCCGGAGGTTTTAGAGGAACTAGGTGCTAATAGAATTTTTTGGAAAATAAATGCAAGACCGGGTACTCCGCTACATGTGGCTGAATTTAATAAGACTCCTGTTTTTTCTCTTTCTGGAAATCCTGCGGCTTTATATGCTTCATACAAAATATACGTAGAAAGAGCTATTTTAAAAATGCTTGGATTAATTGAAGGTAAAGATTTTTATGAGAATGCTGTTAAAGGCTTTTTGGGGGGGAAAATTGCTAAAAAGAGTGTGAATCAGTGGAGATTTTTACGAGCAAGGGGTTATATTGAAGAAGGCAAATTTTGGTGTTATGAAACTAAAAAAGAAAAGCCAGGCATTATTTCTTCTCTTGCTATTTCTAATGGATTTATATTATTAAAACCGGGTTATCAGGATTTAAGTCATGGTGATTTAGTATATTTTATACCATTTGATAATGATTCTGGTGCAAAAAGCTTATTCACATAA
- the hemA gene encoding glutamyl-tRNA reductase: MEDIILLGLNHKTADVEVREKLALTPDKAKEFINLMIKQGIVTEGSIMSTCNRTEIYAMVEEFYAGKELLVKLLSEFCDVKSEEFEPHLYTMENQKAVYHLFQVASGLDSMILGETQILGQVREAYKMSDECGGVGSCFHGLFQHALSAGKRVHSETQINDNAASVSYAAVELARDIFGTLENKTVLLIGAGKMSELTAKHLNSDGANVVVVNRTIERAKECAKKIRGQYAPYEELSSWLHNSDILISSTGAPHYVVNKSDVKKAMEKRNNKPMFLIDIAVPRDIEPEIKDFDNVHLHCIDDLQNVVESNMEERREEADNARMILHEEVAEFMVWYKTRDVVPLISALRKKAEGIRTNELERYDKKLKNLSKKERNAVEGLTKSLVNRILKEPVLRIKNFAVEDKSDIYGATLAHLFDLDESLVPKSDENEPIELDNESKSFSNKLDENLKT, translated from the coding sequence GTGGAAGACATTATACTTTTGGGCCTAAACCATAAGACAGCAGACGTTGAAGTAAGGGAAAAACTTGCATTGACCCCTGATAAAGCTAAAGAATTTATAAATTTAATGATAAAACAGGGTATAGTAACAGAAGGGTCAATAATGTCTACATGTAATAGGACAGAAATATATGCCATGGTAGAAGAATTTTATGCCGGAAAAGAGTTGCTGGTTAAGTTATTAAGTGAGTTTTGTGATGTAAAATCAGAAGAATTTGAACCTCATTTGTATACAATGGAAAATCAAAAAGCGGTTTATCATTTGTTTCAAGTTGCTTCAGGACTTGATTCTATGATACTTGGAGAAACACAAATACTAGGCCAAGTCAGAGAAGCTTATAAAATGTCGGATGAATGTGGTGGGGTTGGTTCATGTTTTCATGGGCTTTTCCAGCATGCTCTATCCGCAGGCAAAAGAGTTCACTCGGAAACTCAAATTAATGATAATGCTGCTTCTGTAAGTTATGCAGCAGTAGAACTTGCAAGAGATATATTTGGGACTCTTGAAAACAAAACAGTGTTGTTGATTGGTGCAGGCAAAATGAGCGAACTTACTGCAAAGCATTTGAACAGTGACGGGGCTAATGTTGTGGTTGTTAACAGGACCATAGAGAGGGCGAAAGAATGTGCCAAAAAAATTAGAGGGCAGTATGCTCCTTATGAAGAACTTTCTAGCTGGCTTCATAATAGTGATATATTAATAAGTAGTACTGGTGCACCTCATTATGTTGTAAATAAAAGTGACGTCAAAAAAGCAATGGAAAAAAGAAATAACAAGCCAATGTTTTTAATCGATATTGCAGTTCCACGGGATATTGAACCTGAAATTAAAGATTTTGATAACGTTCATCTTCATTGTATTGATGATTTGCAAAATGTAGTAGAGTCCAATATGGAAGAGAGAAGAGAAGAAGCAGATAATGCCAGAATGATTCTGCACGAAGAAGTAGCAGAGTTTATGGTATGGTATAAGACTAGAGATGTTGTGCCTTTAATATCTGCCCTTAGAAAGAAAGCTGAAGGCATAAGAACTAATGAATTAGAGCGCTATGATAAGAAGTTAAAGAATTTGAGTAAAAAAGAAAGAAATGCAGTCGAAGGACTTACAAAGAGTTTGGTTAATAGAATTTTAAAAGAACCTGTTCTAAGAATTAAAAATTTCGCAGTTGAAGATAAGAGTGATATTTACGGCGCTACACTTGCTCATTTATTTGATTTGGATGAGAGTTTGGTGCCAAAAAGTGATGAAAACGAACCTATTGAACTTGATAATGAATCAAAAAGTTTCTCAAACAAGCTAGATGAAAACTTGAAAACTTAA
- the mobB gene encoding molybdopterin-guanine dinucleotide biosynthesis protein B: MVPVVSIVGKSKSGKTTLVCKIISELKDRGYKVATIKHDTHGFDIDKPGKDTWKHGEAGSSTVVISSPSKIAMIQQLEEEKKLDEIIEKIENADIILTEGYKRENKPKIEVVRSERSNETLCDESEAIAIATDIEDFSFGDVPVFDWNDSKGIANLLVDKYL; the protein is encoded by the coding sequence ATGGTACCAGTAGTTTCTATAGTAGGAAAATCTAAGTCTGGTAAGACTACCTTGGTGTGTAAGATTATATCAGAACTAAAAGATAGAGGTTATAAAGTAGCAACGATAAAACATGATACGCACGGTTTTGATATTGACAAACCTGGGAAAGATACATGGAAGCATGGAGAAGCAGGCTCCTCAACTGTAGTTATTTCATCACCGTCAAAGATAGCAATGATTCAGCAGTTAGAAGAAGAAAAAAAGCTTGATGAAATTATTGAAAAGATTGAGAATGCAGATATTATATTAACTGAAGGTTATAAAAGGGAGAATAAACCCAAAATTGAAGTTGTTAGGTCAGAAAGAAGTAATGAAACACTGTGCGATGAGAGTGAAGCGATAGCAATAGCAACTGATATTGAAGATTTTTCTTTTGGAGATGTTCCTGTTTTTGACTGGAATGATAGTAAGGGGATTGCCAATTTGCTAGTTGATAAATATTTGTAA
- the ccsB gene encoding c-type cytochrome biogenesis protein CcsB — MDLFALEELSFYLAFGSYVLATIMYISYLFTSKGQIGRIATVLAVVGLGVHTLSLVARTINGGRLPLNGLYDYATAFVWGTILCYLIFEKWLNFKYRGMGAFVLPIAIVIMGFATTFSNDIGNLMPALQSNWMTLHVATYIFAYGALAVSCGLSILYILKNRHIKKNPDNPHSIFHKHFPELKKIDEINYRAVAIGFLFLTLGLLSGAIWAEQAWGRYWGWDPKETWSLITWIVYALFLHTRFTRGWRGNKTAFLAIIGFGCILFTWLGVNMFISSIHSYA; from the coding sequence ATGGATTTGTTTGCTTTAGAAGAACTGAGTTTTTATTTAGCTTTTGGTAGTTATGTTTTAGCTACTATAATGTATATAAGTTATCTATTTACGTCAAAGGGTCAGATTGGCAGAATTGCCACAGTTTTAGCGGTAGTTGGCCTGGGTGTTCATACCTTATCCCTCGTCGCAAGAACTATTAATGGAGGTAGGCTGCCCTTAAACGGACTGTATGACTATGCCACTGCCTTTGTATGGGGAACTATCTTATGCTATTTAATTTTTGAGAAATGGCTGAACTTTAAATATAGAGGGATGGGAGCCTTTGTTTTGCCAATTGCGATTGTAATAATGGGTTTTGCTACTACTTTTTCAAATGATATTGGTAATCTTATGCCGGCATTACAAAGTAACTGGATGACACTTCACGTTGCCACCTATATTTTTGCTTACGGTGCATTAGCAGTGTCATGTGGATTATCAATATTGTATATATTGAAGAATCGGCATATAAAAAAGAATCCAGATAATCCTCACAGTATTTTTCATAAGCATTTTCCGGAACTAAAAAAAATAGATGAAATTAATTATAGAGCTGTTGCAATTGGTTTCTTATTTTTGACGCTGGGTCTTCTTTCAGGGGCTATTTGGGCTGAGCAGGCCTGGGGTAGATACTGGGGCTGGGACCCTAAAGAGACATGGTCTCTGATTACCTGGATAGTATACGCACTATTTTTACACACCAGGTTTACTCGCGGCTGGAGAGGGAATAAAACCGCCTTTCTTGCTATAATTGGGTTTGGATGTATCCTTTTTACGTGGTTAGGCGTGAATATGTTTATTTCAAGTATTCATAGTTATGCTTAA
- a CDS encoding precorrin-2 dehydrogenase/sirohydrochlorin ferrochelatase family protein, whose amino-acid sequence MGNENLYPAMLDLKEKECVVIGGGKVAIRKVKTLLNSFAKVKVISPSICSEMAEMLNHNSKKQFHWLQKKYEKNDLSGAFMVFACTDDSSINKTISRDARSKGLIVNCVNPPEESNFIVPASINNGDLTISVSTGGASPALSKKLKEKIQQEFVSGWDKYIELLKYCRQEIKNQVNDENKRKDIYYEILENDYIFEEVKKIDNYEINAYAKQIIERFIKER is encoded by the coding sequence ATGGGGAATGAAAATTTGTATCCCGCAATGCTTGACCTTAAAGAAAAAGAATGTGTGGTTATAGGTGGGGGTAAAGTGGCTATAAGAAAGGTAAAGACTTTACTAAATTCTTTTGCAAAGGTTAAGGTCATTTCCCCTTCAATTTGTAGTGAAATGGCTGAAATGCTTAATCATAATTCTAAAAAACAGTTTCATTGGTTACAAAAAAAGTATGAAAAAAATGATCTAAGTGGAGCCTTTATGGTCTTTGCATGTACAGATGATAGTTCTATTAATAAAACTATTTCAAGAGATGCTAGATCGAAAGGCTTAATAGTAAACTGTGTAAATCCCCCCGAAGAATCTAATTTTATTGTGCCTGCGTCTATTAATAACGGTGATTTAACTATAAGTGTTTCCACAGGCGGAGCAAGTCCTGCTTTATCAAAAAAATTAAAAGAAAAAATCCAGCAAGAATTTGTGTCTGGATGGGATAAGTATATTGAACTGCTTAAATACTGTCGACAAGAAATAAAGAATCAAGTCAATGATGAAAACAAACGAAAAGATATCTATTATGAGATTTTGGAGAATGACTATATTTTCGAAGAAGTTAAAAAAATAGATAATTATGAAATCAATGCTTATGCTAAGCAAATAATAGAAAGATTTATCAAAGAGAGGTAG
- the hemB gene encoding porphobilinogen synthase, with product MRFPHLRLRRLRKNNGIRRMVKENDLKTEDLIYPLFVTVGENIKNPVPSMPGVYQYSVDELLKAIEEVYKYEIPAVILFGVPGYKDSVGTSGLDPNEAVQRACKVIKEKYPDLLVITDVCLCEYTDHGHCGVVKDGEVLNDETLSRLQSVAISHVRAGADIVAPSNMMDGYVQSIRKALDERGYNETPIMAYSAKYASSFYGPFRDAAESSPSFGDRRTYQMDPANGDEAIREVYLDIEEGADIVMVKPALNYMDVIRRVKDEFNYPVAAYNVSGEYSMIKAASQNGWIDEKSVVLEMLQGFKRAGADMILTYHALDAAKWLSR from the coding sequence ATGAGATTCCCACACCTTAGGCTAAGAAGGTTAAGAAAAAATAATGGTATAAGAAGAATGGTAAAAGAAAATGATCTTAAAACCGAAGACTTAATATATCCATTATTTGTGACTGTAGGAGAGAATATAAAAAATCCAGTACCTTCAATGCCCGGGGTTTATCAGTATTCGGTGGATGAACTGCTAAAGGCTATTGAAGAGGTTTATAAATATGAAATACCAGCAGTTATTTTGTTTGGTGTTCCTGGATACAAAGATAGTGTAGGTACTTCAGGACTTGATCCAAATGAAGCTGTCCAACGTGCCTGCAAAGTAATAAAAGAAAAATATCCAGATCTGCTTGTTATCACTGATGTTTGTCTGTGTGAATATACAGACCATGGCCACTGCGGTGTAGTAAAAGACGGCGAAGTTTTAAATGACGAGACTTTAAGTAGGCTTCAATCTGTAGCTATCTCTCATGTTAGGGCTGGTGCAGATATAGTTGCACCTTCTAATATGATGGATGGTTATGTACAATCTATCAGAAAGGCTTTGGACGAAAGAGGGTATAACGAGACTCCGATTATGGCCTATTCTGCCAAATATGCATCTTCTTTTTATGGGCCTTTTAGGGATGCTGCCGAGTCAAGTCCTTCTTTTGGTGATAGAAGAACTTATCAGATGGATCCTGCCAATGGTGATGAGGCTATTAGAGAGGTTTATCTCGACATCGAAGAGGGCGCAGATATTGTTATGGTAAAACCAGCACTGAATTATATGGATGTTATAAGAAGGGTGAAGGATGAATTTAACTATCCTGTTGCAGCTTACAATGTAAGTGGTGAATATTCAATGATAAAAGCTGCTTCGCAAAATGGTTGGATTGATGAAAAAAGCGTAGTTTTGGAGATGCTTCAAGGTTTTAAAAGAGCAGGGGCTGATATGATACTGACTTATCATGCTTTAGATGCGGCCAAATGGCTATCTAGGTGA
- the cobA gene encoding uroporphyrinogen-III C-methyltransferase, translating to MVAEKENKTGKVYLVGAGPGDEGLITVKGLECIKKADVLVYDRLATDRLLNYAGERAEKIFVGKKPDKHEYTQDDINKVISQKAKEGKTVTRLKGGDPFVFGRGGEEAEVLASEGVSFEIVPGVTSAVAAPAYAGIPVTHRGISSSFSVITGHEDPTKETSQINWEKLATATDTLCFLMGMSNLDKITDNLMKYGRAKETPVALIRWGTRSVQQTLTGNLENISDKAKENGFKAPAVIVVGGVVDLREKLSWFDNKPLINKRIVVTRARSQASDLSNNIKELGGEPVEFPAIKIVPPESYEMLDFSISKIAYYDWLIFTSINGVEKFFERFFYHGRDIRELCGIKICAIGPKTREGLEKRGLSVEVMPTEYKAEAVLEQLKTKVNSNEKVLIPRAQVAREILPQTLKKMGLEVDVAPTYMTVREKEKAPMLKKALENGEVDAITFTSSSTVENFVEMIDVDNLAKLLENVFIACIGPITAKTCERLGVKVDSVAKEYTIPGLVETLLEDLE from the coding sequence ATGGTAGCAGAAAAAGAAAATAAAACAGGTAAAGTGTATCTTGTAGGTGCTGGACCAGGAGATGAAGGATTGATTACTGTCAAAGGATTAGAGTGTATAAAAAAAGCTGATGTGCTTGTATATGATAGATTAGCAACAGATAGGTTGTTAAATTATGCAGGTGAAAGAGCTGAAAAGATCTTTGTTGGAAAAAAGCCTGATAAACATGAATATACCCAGGATGATATAAATAAAGTGATTAGCCAAAAGGCCAAGGAAGGAAAGACTGTTACCAGGTTAAAAGGTGGAGATCCCTTTGTTTTTGGAAGAGGAGGAGAGGAAGCTGAAGTTTTGGCAAGTGAAGGAGTAAGTTTTGAGATAGTGCCAGGTGTGACTTCGGCTGTTGCTGCCCCTGCCTATGCAGGTATACCGGTTACTCATAGAGGTATAAGTTCAAGTTTTTCAGTTATAACGGGGCATGAGGATCCCACTAAAGAAACAAGTCAAATTAATTGGGAGAAGCTTGCAACTGCTACTGATACCCTCTGTTTTTTGATGGGGATGAGTAACCTTGATAAGATAACAGATAATCTTATGAAGTATGGCAGGGCAAAGGAGACACCTGTGGCTCTGATAAGATGGGGTACGCGCTCAGTTCAACAAACACTAACTGGTAACCTAGAAAACATATCTGATAAAGCAAAAGAAAATGGATTTAAAGCACCTGCTGTAATAGTAGTGGGAGGTGTAGTAGATTTAAGAGAAAAATTATCCTGGTTTGATAATAAACCTTTAATAAATAAAAGAATAGTTGTTACCAGGGCAAGGAGCCAGGCAAGCGATCTGTCTAATAACATCAAAGAACTTGGAGGCGAACCTGTTGAATTTCCGGCAATCAAAATTGTACCTCCCGAATCATACGAGATGCTAGATTTTTCCATTAGTAAGATAGCATATTATGACTGGTTGATTTTTACCAGTATTAATGGCGTGGAAAAGTTTTTTGAGAGATTTTTTTATCATGGCCGAGATATTAGAGAGCTGTGTGGAATCAAAATCTGTGCAATAGGCCCGAAGACTAGAGAGGGACTTGAGAAAAGGGGACTTAGTGTTGAAGTGATGCCAACTGAGTATAAAGCTGAGGCAGTCTTAGAACAGCTTAAGACAAAAGTCAATTCAAATGAAAAGGTATTAATTCCGAGAGCCCAAGTGGCTAGAGAAATTTTGCCTCAAACTTTAAAAAAGATGGGCTTGGAGGTAGATGTTGCTCCTACGTATATGACTGTCAGAGAAAAAGAAAAGGCCCCAATGTTAAAGAAAGCTTTAGAAAATGGAGAGGTTGATGCCATTACTTTTACTAGCTCTTCAACAGTAGAAAATTTTGTAGAAATGATAGATGTAGATAATCTAGCAAAATTACTTGAAAATGTGTTTATAGCCTGTATTGGGCCTATAACTGCTAAAACCTGTGAAAGACTAGGTGTAAAAGTTGATAGTGTTGCAAAAGAATACACCATCCCTGGTCTGGTTGAAACGCTACTAGAAGATTTGGAATAG
- the nirJ1 gene encoding putative heme d1 biosynthesis radical SAM protein NirJ1: MISVTKLLCNESYNFGDSLRYQKSVKDNPHGTSRGQGPVVVWSSTRTCNLKCIHCYSDSEAKSYEGELTTREGKQFIDDLADFNVPVLLFSGGEPLLRKDFFELAEYASKQNIRSTVSTNGTLIDREMARDFKKIGIGYVGISLDGIGENNDRFRGVKGAFDRALEGIRYCLEEEQKVGLRFTINKNNYIEIPEIFKLIEEENIPRLCFYHLVYSGRGSEIIEEDISASQTRDIMDTIMDWTLYFDKKNNQKEILMVDNHADGIYIYNRVKEKDPAKAKRVYELLSMSGGNRTGIAIGNVDSVGDVHPDQFTPNHTFGNVKEKPFGKIWTDTSNEILKGLKDRKPLLKGRCSIDSCKWLDICNGNFRARAEAYYGDFWAEDPACYLTDEEIKMEGEKV, translated from the coding sequence ATGATAAGTGTTACTAAGCTTTTATGTAATGAATCATATAATTTTGGCGATAGCCTTAGATATCAAAAAAGCGTTAAAGATAACCCCCATGGAACATCTAGAGGACAGGGGCCTGTAGTTGTTTGGAGCTCTACTAGAACTTGTAACCTAAAGTGTATTCATTGTTATTCAGACTCTGAGGCTAAATCATATGAAGGAGAGCTAACTACAAGAGAGGGCAAACAATTCATTGACGACCTTGCTGATTTTAACGTGCCTGTACTTTTATTTTCAGGTGGGGAGCCTCTTTTAAGAAAAGACTTTTTTGAATTGGCTGAATATGCTTCAAAACAAAATATTAGATCTACAGTATCGACAAACGGGACATTGATTGATAGGGAGATGGCAAGAGATTTCAAAAAGATTGGAATTGGATATGTGGGAATTAGCCTTGATGGAATAGGTGAAAATAATGATCGGTTTAGAGGTGTTAAAGGTGCTTTTGATAGGGCTTTAGAAGGGATTAGATACTGCCTAGAAGAAGAACAAAAGGTAGGACTTAGATTTACCATAAATAAAAATAACTATATAGAGATTCCAGAAATTTTTAAATTAATAGAAGAGGAAAATATACCACGCCTTTGTTTTTATCATCTCGTATATTCTGGCAGAGGTAGTGAAATCATTGAAGAAGATATATCTGCTTCTCAGACAAGAGATATTATGGATACAATAATGGACTGGACTTTATATTTTGATAAGAAAAACAATCAAAAAGAAATACTGATGGTCGATAATCATGCCGATGGAATTTATATTTACAATAGGGTGAAAGAAAAAGATCCAGCAAAAGCAAAAAGGGTCTATGAGCTTTTGAGTATGAGCGGTGGTAATAGAACGGGTATTGCTATTGGAAACGTAGATAGCGTAGGCGATGTACACCCTGATCAGTTTACCCCTAATCATACTTTTGGAAATGTAAAAGAGAAACCTTTTGGGAAAATATGGACTGATACATCAAATGAAATTTTGAAAGGCTTAAAAGACAGAAAACCTTTGTTAAAGGGTAGATGCAGCATAGATAGCTGTAAGTGGCTTGATATTTGTAATGGCAACTTTAGGGCAAGAGCTGAAGCTTATTATGGGGATTTTTGGGCTGAGGATCCAGCTTGTTACCTTACAGATGAAGAAATAAAGATGGAGGGAGAAAAAGTATGA
- the resB gene encoding cytochrome c biogenesis protein ResB produces the protein MTEELKQKSLKDKLWRLICSMKVGIILLIIVAGLSIIGSLIPQNAEESLYFREYGDAFARLILATGMDNVFETWWYLLFGGLLSLNLLACSINRFPGIYRSVFNPKKKMTEKGIKNLKNSKEITISSGHEDAFDKVKDVLQKEGYKTETPGNGIFASKGRFGYFGSFITHISFLVIVLGFMYGNMTGFDSHIGGVPGDTVSMDYADFDLRIDDFRIDYRDDYSVNQYYSDLTVVENDEETSSETIYVNRPLRQDGLSFYQSSYGWQGSLKIEDEESFFLDTIDIIEGRHYHYRFENLTVHFEAFYPDFAYDQDGHPVNRSPHPNNPRFIWYLLDEHGEVVDMIISEKGETYEYDGIEFAFTDYDQYTVLRVVRDPSVPIFFFGSVLMMLGLALSFLFFPRRIWALVEPVETGKSKLIIGGQSFKSKAKFEEDFNELITEIDENTSSKPK, from the coding sequence TTGACAGAAGAGCTTAAACAAAAATCGTTAAAAGATAAGCTTTGGAGACTTATCTGTTCAATGAAAGTTGGCATTATATTATTAATAATAGTTGCAGGCTTATCAATCATAGGCTCATTAATTCCTCAAAATGCTGAAGAAAGCCTATATTTCAGGGAATATGGTGATGCCTTTGCTAGGCTAATCCTTGCAACAGGTATGGACAATGTTTTTGAAACTTGGTGGTATTTGCTATTTGGAGGATTATTAAGTCTTAACTTATTGGCCTGTAGTATTAATAGGTTCCCCGGGATTTATAGAAGTGTTTTCAACCCCAAGAAAAAAATGACCGAAAAAGGAATAAAAAATCTCAAAAACAGTAAAGAGATTACTATATCTTCTGGTCATGAAGATGCCTTTGACAAAGTTAAAGACGTGCTGCAAAAAGAGGGTTACAAAACAGAAACTCCTGGAAATGGTATATTTGCAAGTAAGGGTAGGTTTGGTTATTTTGGGTCTTTTATTACCCATATAAGTTTTTTGGTTATTGTATTAGGGTTTATGTATGGGAATATGACAGGTTTTGATAGCCATATTGGTGGGGTTCCGGGTGATACTGTAAGTATGGACTATGCTGACTTTGATCTAAGAATTGATGATTTTCGGATTGATTATCGGGATGATTACTCTGTTAATCAATATTACAGTGACCTAACTGTCGTAGAAAATGATGAAGAAACCAGTAGCGAAACCATTTATGTCAATAGACCTTTAAGGCAGGATGGTTTAAGCTTTTATCAGTCAAGTTATGGCTGGCAGGGTAGTCTTAAGATTGAAGACGAAGAGAGCTTTTTCCTAGATACAATAGACATTATTGAAGGCAGACATTATCATTATCGCTTTGAGAATTTGACTGTCCACTTCGAAGCTTTTTACCCGGACTTTGCATATGATCAAGATGGTCATCCAGTAAATAGGTCTCCTCATCCAAATAACCCCAGGTTTATATGGTATTTATTAGATGAGCATGGTGAGGTTGTGGATATGATTATCTCAGAAAAAGGTGAAACATATGAATATGATGGCATAGAGTTTGCATTTACAGACTATGATCAATATACAGTGTTGAGAGTTGTAAGAGATCCGAGTGTCCCTATATTCTTTTTTGGCTCGGTTCTGATGATGCTTGGCTTAGCTCTATCATTTTTGTTCTTCCCAAGAAGAATTTGGGCATTAGTAGAGCCTGTGGAAACTGGTAAAAGTAAATTAATTATAGGCGGACAGAGCTTTAAGAGTAAAGCCAAGTTTGAGGAAGATTTTAACGAGTTAATAACTGAAATTGATGAAAATACGAGTAGTAAACCGAAATAA
- the hemC gene encoding hydroxymethylbilane synthase codes for MKLTVGSRGSNLALAQTDEVIKKLKKTYPEVNIDLKKIKTTGDKILDTTLHEIGGKALFVKELEKALVDGEIDFAVHSMKDVPGELYDEFDIFTVLKRSEPRDVLISKNNYTLDTLPEGSVVATSSLRRKAQLLAYRNDLEIVPIRGNINTRIKKFSESSDIDAIILAKAGIDRLGLSVEISQVITTDIIVPCVGQGALGIEVLKTNTELKEKLKSIQDEKVKNCVLAERAFLKKLGGSCYVPVGAYANYINEDEITITGVVAGLSGEKVLRKTMTDSYEKAYELGQNLAADLLDKGADDILAEIEGEVD; via the coding sequence ATGAAATTAACAGTTGGCTCAAGGGGAAGTAATCTTGCTTTGGCCCAAACTGATGAAGTGATAAAAAAACTAAAAAAAACTTATCCAGAAGTAAATATAGACCTTAAAAAAATAAAAACTACAGGGGATAAAATATTAGATACTACGTTACATGAAATAGGTGGCAAAGCTTTGTTTGTTAAAGAATTAGAAAAAGCCCTCGTAGACGGGGAAATAGATTTTGCCGTACACAGCATGAAAGATGTGCCCGGGGAACTCTATGATGAATTTGATATATTTACAGTATTAAAACGCTCCGAACCAAGAGATGTTTTGATATCTAAGAATAACTACACCCTGGATACTTTACCTGAAGGGAGTGTGGTTGCTACAAGCAGCCTTAGAAGAAAAGCGCAGCTTCTTGCATATAGAAATGACTTAGAGATAGTCCCCATAAGAGGAAATATAAATACTAGAATAAAGAAATTTAGTGAATCTAGTGATATAGATGCAATAATACTGGCTAAAGCCGGTATAGATAGACTTGGCCTATCTGTGGAAATAAGCCAGGTGATTACTACGGATATTATTGTCCCGTGTGTTGGACAAGGGGCTCTTGGTATAGAAGTGTTAAAGACAAATACAGAACTTAAAGAAAAATTAAAAAGTATTCAAGATGAAAAAGTAAAAAACTGTGTCTTAGCTGAAAGAGCTTTTCTAAAAAAACTAGGTGGAAGCTGCTACGTTCCTGTAGGGGCATATGCTAATTATATTAATGAAGACGAGATCACAATAACAGGAGTCGTTGCAGGACTTAGTGGTGAAAAGGTGCTTAGAAAGACTATGACTGATTCATATGAAAAGGCTTATGAACTTGGACAAAACTTGGCAGCTGATTTACTTGATAAGGGAGCCGATGACATACTTGCTGAAATAGAGGGGGAGGTAGATTAA